From the genome of Aricia agestis chromosome 9, ilAriAges1.1, whole genome shotgun sequence, one region includes:
- the LOC121730669 gene encoding ionotropic receptor 21a, protein MQWYNFAKSVILILFFHITGVISQDVQYYPGASEFKRNNAIQNKNEYAIHKNAKSLQDTYSSRKLSTQNKESTEIISKRSADPIFHGHPKTREEIWHSNFLNQEKKKETDSLIKLIYNITLTYLDDCTSVILYDNQIKSEHSFLFRDLLRNFPLTFIHGYINDDYQLADPKLLNPVKNCLNFIVFITDVKKVAKVLGKQSKSKIVVVARSSQWAVQEFLSEPLSRYFVNLLVIGQSFQDDDTPYILYTHTLYVDGLGSSRPKVICSWSHGKFSRNVNLFPPKMTHGYAGHRFLLAAANQPPFIFKRIKTDADGGNPRVQWDGIEVRIMNLLAEKNNFSVEIFETNYLHLGSGDAVTRDLITGKADMGMAGIYVTVERLNNTDMSVSHSHDCAAFATLMSTALPRYRAILGPFHWQVWVALTFTYLIGIFPLAFSDKHTLRHLMNNMGEVENMFWYVFGTFTNCFTFVGKHSWSKTTKITTRLLIGWYWIFTIIITSCYTGSIIAFVTLPIYPETVDTITQLLSGFYRVGTLDHGGWERWFLNSSDPLTNKLLKNVELVPDVRSGIMNITKAFFWPYAFIGSQAELEYLVQSNFSKSESKRDLLHISNECFAPFGVSISFPKNSIYTAKLSEDIRRIIQSGLMDKIVDDVRWELQRSSSGKLLSVGSDSLSFSSLEERGLTLEDTQGMFLLLGAGFLCAAVALMSEWTGGFYKGCRRLKTRMTASRTNLHETNERCISTPSIEVADYPEIDIYTATNSIDSDEGSRIINITKDNFVIHYNKHEQDSDTLTTNSLNLDKEVEEIFKIAEKKDALEIDNTVRFEDVEDEKGDSKNPFSKTYSLSRK, encoded by the exons ATGCAGTGGTATAACTTTGCTAAATctgttatattaattttgttttttcatATTACTGGTGTTATTAGTCAAGATGTTCAATATTATCCAGGAGCTagtgaatttaaaagaaataatgcaatacaaaacaaaaatgaATATGCTATTCATAAAAATGCTAAATCACTTCAAGATACATATTCCTCGAGAAAATTAAGTACCCAAAATAAAGAAAGTACTGAAATAATATCAAAGAGATCTGCCGATCCAATATTTCACGGACATCCGAAAACTAGGGAGGAAATATGGCATTCGAATTTTCTGAAtcaagaaaagaaaaaagaaacagACTCtctaataaaactaatatacaACATAACGTTAACTTACCTAGATGATTGTACTTCAGTTATACTTTATGACAATCAGATTAAATCTGAACACAGCTTTTTGTTTAGAGACCTCTTACGAAATTTCCCACTTACTTTCATACACGGGTACATAAACGATGATTACCAATTAGCTGACCCCAAACTTTTAAACCCAGTAAAGAACTgccttaattttattgtctttataACTGACGTGAAGAAGGTAGCGAAGGTTTTAGGTAAACAGTCTAAAAGTAAAATTGTGGTGGTCGCGAGGTCCTCGCAGTGGGCCGTCCAGGAATTCTTGTCTGAACCTTTGTCTCGCTATTTTGTCAATCTTCTAGTGATCGGTCAAAGTTTTCAAGACGACGATA CGCCATATATACTTTATACTCATACATTGTATGTCGATGGATTGGGCTCGAGTAGGCCAAAAGTAATTTGTTCTTGGTCTCATGGAAAATTTTCAAGAAATGTGAATTTATTTCCACCTAAAATGACTCATGGGTACGCTGGACATAGATTCTTATTGGCGGCTGCCAATCAACCTccctttatttttaaaag AATAAAAACTGACGCTGATGGTGGAAATCCTCGAGTACAATGGGATGGAATCGAAGTAAGAATAATGAATCTTCTCGCAGAAAAAAATAACTTCAGCGTCGAAATATTTGAAACAAACTATTTACATCTTGG GTCGGGAGATGCTGTCACAAGAGATCTGATCACGGGGAAGGCTGACATGGGTATGGCCGGAATTTATGTTACTGTTGAAAGGCTTAATAATACAGACATGAGTGTTTCACATTCCCACGATTGTGCTGCATTCGCTACGTTAATGTCAACGGCATTACCAAG ATATCGAGCAATCCTTGGCCCATTTCACTGGCAAGTATGGGTAGCGTTGACTTTCACGTACTTAATTGGTATATTCCCTTTGGCCTTCTCTGACAAACATACTCTAAGGCACCTGATGAACAACATGGGGGAGGTGGAAAATATGTTCTGGTATGTCTTTGGGACCTTCACGAATTGCTTTACGTTCGTTGGCAAACACTCTTGGAGCAAAACCACTAAAATCACCACGAGGCTGTTGATTG GCTGGTACTGGATATTTACCATCATCATAACAAGTTGCTACACAGGATCTATTATAGCGTTTGTTACTTTACCTATATACCCGGAGACGGTGGATACTATTACACAACTACTATCGGGGTTCTATAGAGTTGGGACTTTGG ATCATGGTGGATGGGAACGTTGGTTTCTTAACTCTTCTGATCCGCTAACAAACAAGTTATTGAAGAATGTAGAGTTGGTTCCCGACGTGAGGTCTGGTATTATGAATATAACGAAGGCTTTCTTTTGGCCTTATGCTTTTATTGGATCGCAAGCAGAGCTCGAATACCTTGTTCAATCTAACTTTTCTAAATCTGA GTCTAAGCGTGATCTTTTGCATATATCAAATGAGTGCTTTGCACCATTCGGAGTCTCTATAAGTTTTCCAAAAAACTCAATATACACTGCAAAATTAAGTGAAGACATAAGGAGGATTATTCAAAGCGGGCTGATGGATAAAATTGTAGATGATGTCCGATGGGAGCTACAAAGGAGCAGTTCAGGAAAACTACTatca GTTGGATCAGATTCACTATCATTCTCTTCATTGGAAGAAAGAGGACTGACTTTAGAAGACACGCAAGGCATGTTTCTCCTATTGGGCGCTGGATTTCTATGTGCAGCTGTCGCTTTAATGTCTGAATGGACCGGAGGTTTTTATAAAGGCTGTCGGAGATTAAAGACAAGAATGACTGCGAGCAGAACAAACTTACACGAAACAAATGAGAGGTGTATCTCTACGCCCAGTATTGAAGTTGCAGATTATCCAGAAATAGATATTTACACTGCGACAAATAGTATTGATTCTGACGAGGGCAGTAGAATCATAAATATAACAAAAGACAACTTCgttatacattataataagCATGAACAAGATTCTGACACTCTCACTACGAATTCTCTCAATTTAGACAAGGAAGttgaagaaatatttaaaatagccGAGAAGAAGGATGCTCTCGAAATTGATAATACAGTTCGTTTCGAAGATgtagaagatgaaaagggtgATTCGAAGAATCCGTTCAGTAAgacgtatagtctgtcaagaaagtga